One Nonomuraea angiospora DNA segment encodes these proteins:
- a CDS encoding sensor histidine kinase has product MISEAIADLAWQDTQQQAVLAAAAVRAGVLPRAIPRSVPGVDLLQVVSPSGQVLSASPAADVEPMAKLVPSSGGSMQNSQTCANPAPGCLRITALRVDGPKSPIVYAAERTTTLTSTTFIDSIVAAQAAVLTAGVGWIAWEVTGRILRPMEAVRSQLATITLNHLSDRIAEPEGDDEIARLIHTLNQTLLRLERATHEQRRFVADASHELRTPLAGLRVKLEEAQIHPQGRDVDALLTETLGDVDRLQAIMADLLMLAGLGSGASRVREKVDLKDLTRTELGRRADRIPVQANLAEGVTVEGVSSQLTRVLTNLLDNAQRHARDKIEVEVRRDGGQAIMAVRDDGPGIPEADRERVFERFTRLDAARSRGHGGTGLGLAIVSDVVRSHSGAIEVLDSPYGGACFEVRLPLAP; this is encoded by the coding sequence ATGATCTCAGAGGCGATCGCCGATCTGGCCTGGCAGGACACGCAGCAACAGGCGGTGCTGGCGGCGGCGGCCGTACGCGCGGGTGTCCTGCCTCGCGCGATCCCGCGGTCCGTGCCCGGGGTCGATCTGCTGCAGGTCGTGAGTCCCAGCGGGCAGGTGCTCTCCGCGTCCCCGGCGGCCGACGTCGAGCCGATGGCGAAGCTGGTGCCCTCTTCCGGCGGTTCGATGCAGAACAGCCAGACCTGCGCCAACCCCGCGCCCGGCTGCCTGCGCATCACCGCGCTCCGGGTGGACGGGCCGAAGTCCCCGATCGTGTACGCCGCCGAGCGCACCACAACGCTGACGTCCACCACGTTCATCGACTCCATCGTGGCGGCGCAGGCGGCCGTCCTGACCGCCGGCGTCGGGTGGATCGCCTGGGAGGTCACCGGGCGCATCCTGCGACCCATGGAGGCCGTCCGGTCCCAGCTCGCCACGATCACCCTCAACCATCTGAGCGATCGCATCGCCGAGCCGGAAGGCGACGACGAGATCGCCAGGCTGATCCATACGCTCAACCAGACGCTGCTGCGGCTGGAGCGGGCCACCCACGAACAGCGGCGGTTCGTGGCCGACGCCTCGCACGAGCTGCGCACCCCGCTGGCCGGGCTGCGGGTCAAGCTGGAGGAGGCCCAGATCCATCCGCAGGGCCGGGACGTGGACGCGCTGCTCACCGAGACCTTGGGCGACGTCGACCGGCTGCAGGCGATCATGGCGGATCTGCTCATGCTGGCCGGGCTCGGGTCCGGCGCATCCAGGGTGCGCGAGAAGGTGGACCTGAAAGACCTGACCCGTACGGAACTGGGCCGGCGCGCCGATCGGATCCCCGTCCAGGCGAACCTGGCGGAAGGCGTCACGGTGGAGGGGGTGTCCAGCCAGCTCACCCGCGTGCTGACGAATCTGCTGGACAACGCCCAGCGGCATGCCCGCGACAAGATCGAGGTCGAGGTGCGCCGCGACGGAGGGCAGGCCATCATGGCGGTCCGCGACGACGGCCCCGGGATCCCCGAGGCGGATCGCGAGCGCGTCTTCGAACGGTTCACCCGGCTGGACGCGGCCCGCAGCCGCGGGCACGGCGGCACCGGCCTGGGCCTGGCGATCGTCTCCGACGTCGTACGCTCCCACTCGGGGGCCATCGAAGTCCTGGACTCCCCCTACGGCGGCGCCTGCTTCGAGGTGCGCCTTCCCCTCGCGCCTTAG
- a CDS encoding STAS domain-containing protein produces the protein MSEKAVGRHAEDLAARMTDVTPLHLSGRALIGGTLIEVAGEVDAATAPQLTAYIEREHPDAGLALVLDLSGVSFMDSSGLHLLVEQHNRQAEHGSGLHVAAPHERVRRLLEITGVGQVLHTHSTLDQALLAADLIDPMPRSAA, from the coding sequence ATGTCTGAAAAGGCGGTCGGCCGCCACGCCGAGGACCTGGCCGCGCGGATGACTGACGTGACCCCCCTGCACCTGAGCGGCCGAGCCCTGATCGGCGGCACGCTCATCGAGGTGGCGGGCGAGGTGGATGCCGCCACCGCCCCGCAGCTGACCGCCTACATCGAGCGTGAGCATCCGGACGCGGGCCTGGCCCTGGTGCTGGATCTGTCCGGGGTGAGTTTCATGGACAGCTCCGGCCTGCATCTGCTCGTCGAGCAGCACAACCGTCAAGCTGAGCATGGTTCCGGCCTGCACGTGGCGGCCCCGCACGAACGGGTGAGGCGCCTCCTGGAGATCACGGGCGTCGGCCAGGTGCTGCACACCCATTCCACGCTCGATCAGGCGCTGCTGGCCGCCGATCTGATCGATCCCATGCCTCGGTCCGCGGCATGA
- a CDS encoding helix-turn-helix transcriptional regulator → MQPGQEAPAWTFLTHHARVLLEIARNPEARLREIASWIGITERTVQSIVNDLHDAGYLTRERVGRHNRYTLNGDLEFRYPTEAGMPVRRLIAMFTDRDLPDGPPSPQP, encoded by the coding sequence ATGCAGCCTGGTCAAGAGGCCCCGGCCTGGACCTTCCTGACCCACCACGCCCGCGTGCTGCTGGAGATCGCCCGCAACCCCGAGGCGCGGCTACGCGAGATCGCCTCGTGGATCGGCATCACCGAACGCACCGTGCAGAGCATCGTCAACGACCTGCACGACGCCGGCTACCTCACCCGCGAACGAGTCGGCCGCCACAACCGCTACACCCTCAACGGCGACCTGGAATTCCGCTACCCCACCGAGGCCGGCATGCCGGTGCGCCGCCTGATCGCCATGTTCACCGACCGCGACCTGCCCGACGGCCCTCCCTCGCCCCAGCCCTAG
- a CDS encoding isochorismatase family protein, with product MSNPTRRQALTAGAAGAVGAAAAIAPALAGTAFAESGSSEPNPLFSQENSMLVLIDYQPEMVNGVASMNKDLLQLNIKALARIARLLKIPTVLTTVGVKAGVNHPTIASLREEVPTLTEYDRMNMNAWEDEPVRRAIRATGRRNIVFAALWTEICLAFPVVHAQRDGYRTMVVTDAVGGTSLAAHEAGIQRVIQAGSIPNSFLGILGEWIRDWSDPRSDAGREVVPWYWAELAKLDLG from the coding sequence ATGAGCAATCCAACCCGCAGGCAGGCTCTCACCGCAGGCGCCGCCGGTGCTGTCGGGGCCGCCGCGGCGATCGCCCCCGCCCTGGCCGGCACCGCGTTCGCCGAGAGCGGCAGTAGCGAGCCCAATCCGCTGTTCAGCCAGGAGAACTCGATGCTGGTGCTGATCGACTACCAACCCGAGATGGTCAACGGCGTCGCCTCGATGAACAAGGACCTGCTCCAGCTCAACATCAAGGCCCTGGCCCGGATCGCGCGCCTGCTCAAGATCCCCACCGTGCTCACCACCGTGGGCGTCAAGGCGGGGGTCAACCACCCCACCATCGCCTCCCTGCGCGAGGAGGTGCCCACCCTCACCGAGTACGACCGCATGAACATGAACGCCTGGGAGGACGAACCCGTACGCCGTGCCATCAGAGCGACGGGGCGCCGCAACATCGTCTTCGCCGCGTTATGGACCGAGATCTGCCTCGCCTTCCCTGTCGTGCACGCCCAGCGCGACGGCTATCGGACCATGGTCGTCACCGACGCGGTCGGTGGCACCAGCCTGGCCGCGCACGAGGCCGGGATCCAGCGCGTGATCCAGGCGGGCAGCATCCCGAACTCCTTCCTCGGCATTCTCGGTGAATGGATCCGAGACTGGTCCGACCCCCGCTCCGACGCCGGGCGCGAGGTCGTGCCGTGGTACTGGGCGGAACTGGCGAAACTCGACCTGGGCTGA
- a CDS encoding TolB family protein: protein MTELEDKLSRVLSGAAHRAPQAPPGLIATVKTRHRRRLARTTAVRAVAAVVLVAGGVGVAVSALGASAEPRPAVSATGRPEPSADKIPPPIEKVWPQAVHKIPAKLPDGRTYYPQLLLDDRTLLVMTGASDGKRQFLWSYDLGTGRPRQIAEIPPTKGSAIFADGVAAGGGNIVWWASYKEAGSPRVARIWTVPATGGRPRPVTDVPLGNVMEQGHINGLTVTGSDVAFAYEKGGVYRVPLSGGSPQPVKGAERHHILQWPWVGVHRGKAIFRELLNVETGERRDAVVKADEEVRCGVDRCAGVAVRYKTVKVERPRNRSGKEIKCGTRRCPDTVQSQTILRRFVRDRDGSHERELPSTFQRGDDAGLERFFKVTLRGPGNQDVLALYDAETGRSADLGIRPDAKGGMAIPDGGLDRLMTYPIKNEMYVLDLAAIK, encoded by the coding sequence ATGACCGAGCTGGAAGACAAGCTGAGCCGCGTCCTGTCCGGGGCGGCGCATCGTGCGCCGCAGGCGCCGCCCGGGCTGATCGCGACAGTCAAGACGCGCCATCGCCGGCGGCTGGCGCGGACCACCGCTGTGCGCGCGGTCGCGGCTGTGGTCCTGGTGGCGGGCGGGGTGGGCGTGGCGGTGAGTGCCCTGGGCGCGTCGGCCGAGCCGCGACCCGCGGTCAGCGCGACCGGCAGGCCCGAGCCGTCGGCGGACAAGATTCCGCCGCCCATCGAGAAGGTGTGGCCGCAGGCCGTACACAAGATCCCGGCCAAGTTGCCCGACGGCCGTACGTACTACCCGCAGCTGCTCCTCGACGATCGCACGCTGCTGGTCATGACGGGCGCCAGTGACGGAAAGCGTCAGTTCCTGTGGAGCTACGACCTGGGCACCGGCCGGCCCAGGCAGATCGCCGAGATCCCCCCGACGAAGGGATCGGCGATCTTCGCCGACGGCGTCGCCGCCGGTGGCGGCAACATCGTCTGGTGGGCGTCCTACAAGGAGGCGGGCAGCCCGCGGGTCGCCCGGATCTGGACGGTGCCGGCCACCGGCGGCCGGCCTCGGCCGGTGACTGACGTCCCCCTCGGAAACGTCATGGAGCAGGGACACATCAACGGGCTGACGGTGACGGGCTCGGACGTGGCCTTCGCCTACGAGAAGGGCGGGGTTTACCGGGTGCCGCTGAGCGGGGGCTCGCCGCAGCCGGTGAAGGGCGCCGAGCGGCACCACATCCTGCAATGGCCGTGGGTGGGCGTCCACCGCGGAAAAGCGATCTTCCGCGAGCTGCTCAACGTCGAGACCGGTGAGCGGCGCGACGCCGTGGTCAAGGCCGACGAGGAGGTCAGGTGCGGCGTCGACCGGTGCGCGGGCGTGGCGGTGCGATACAAGACCGTCAAGGTCGAACGCCCCCGCAACCGCTCCGGCAAGGAGATCAAGTGCGGCACTCGCCGGTGCCCGGACACGGTGCAGAGCCAGACCATCCTGCGTAGGTTCGTCCGCGACCGCGACGGCTCCCACGAGCGCGAACTGCCGAGCACCTTCCAGCGCGGCGACGACGCCGGCCTGGAGCGCTTCTTCAAGGTCACGTTGAGGGGTCCGGGAAACCAGGATGTCCTGGCGCTGTACGACGCCGAGACCGGCAGGTCCGCCGATCTCGGCATACGGCCGGACGCGAAGGGAGGCATGGCGATCCCGGACGGCGGCCTGGACCGCCTGATGACCTATCCGATCAAGAACGAGATGTACGTCCTGGACCTGGCCGCGATCAAGTAG
- a CDS encoding SigE family RNA polymerase sigma factor: MDDEPGFDDFVAEQTDALLRYGYVLTGNPHDAADLVQEALVRLCGAWPRVRLKDSPHSYVRTTMARLHISIWRRRRREHLIGEPPERVHHEVFPPGEDEGLWEELAALPRRQRAVLVLRYYEQLSDAEIAKVLGISPGTVRSQAFRGLDKLRSSLSSAPATHRSMR, encoded by the coding sequence GTGGATGACGAACCCGGCTTCGACGACTTCGTGGCGGAGCAGACGGACGCGCTGCTCCGCTACGGATACGTCCTGACCGGAAACCCTCATGACGCCGCCGACCTGGTCCAGGAAGCACTGGTACGGCTGTGCGGCGCCTGGCCGAGGGTGAGACTCAAGGACAGCCCGCACAGCTATGTCCGAACGACGATGGCACGGTTACACATCAGCATCTGGCGGCGGCGCAGGCGTGAACACCTCATCGGAGAGCCGCCGGAGCGGGTTCACCACGAAGTCTTCCCTCCCGGCGAGGACGAGGGTCTCTGGGAGGAGCTGGCCGCGCTGCCCCGCAGACAGCGTGCCGTGCTGGTGCTGCGCTACTACGAACAGCTCAGCGACGCAGAGATCGCCAAGGTGCTCGGCATCTCCCCCGGAACCGTCCGCAGCCAGGCCTTCCGGGGCCTGGACAAGCTGCGTTCCTCCCTCTCCTCCGCACCGGCGACCCACAGGAGCATGCGATGA